One window of Elusimicrobiota bacterium genomic DNA carries:
- the rpsJ gene encoding 30S ribosomal protein S10 codes for MTENTITPQQRIRIRLRACDHRVLDASVGKIVETARRTGAVIVGPVLLPTHIRKYTVLRSPHVDKKSREQFEMRVHKRLIELKSPTSRTVDELMKLDLPAGVDVEIKL; via the coding sequence ATGACCGAGAACACCATCACCCCACAGCAGCGCATCCGGATCCGCCTGCGCGCGTGCGACCATCGCGTCCTGGACGCGAGCGTCGGCAAGATCGTTGAGACCGCGCGACGCACCGGCGCCGTCATCGTCGGGCCGGTCCTGCTGCCGACCCACATCCGCAAGTACACGGTGCTGCGCTCGCCGCACGTGGATAAGAAGTCCCGGGAGCAGTTCGAGATGCGCGTGCACAAGCGCCTCATCGAGCTGAAGAGCCCGACTTCGAGAACGGTGGACGAGCTCATGAAGCTCGACCTGCCGGCCGGCGTCGACGTGGAGATCAAGCTCTAG